A region from the Streptomyces lydicus genome encodes:
- a CDS encoding IS481 family transposase, translated as MSHRNARLTIHGRRLLVERVRCGRPVAHVAAEMGISRPTAHKWMRRWLAEGDVGLQDRSSRPHRTPHRTAPDLEDRVCTLRQTRKLGPARIGPILGLPASTVHRVLTRRGLHRLAWLDRPTGEPIRRYERARPGEMIHVDIKKLGNIPDGGGWRTVGRTAGAHNKQATTDQRKGRKPVIGYSYIHSAVDDHSRLAYSEVLVDERKETASAFWCRAQAFFASHGITVERVLTDNGSCYKSKLFTRTLTAVGIAHKRIRPYRPQTNGKVERFNRTLLDEWAYSRPYTSNTERTEALAGFLHTYNHHRSHTALGGKPPISRVNNAPGQYT; from the coding sequence GTGTCCCACCGTAATGCCCGGCTGACCATTCACGGCAGGCGGCTGCTGGTCGAACGTGTCCGCTGCGGACGGCCCGTGGCCCACGTCGCCGCCGAAATGGGCATATCGCGGCCCACGGCCCACAAGTGGATGCGACGGTGGCTGGCAGAAGGCGACGTCGGCCTGCAAGACCGCTCCAGCCGACCGCACAGGACCCCACACCGCACGGCCCCTGACCTCGAAGACCGTGTCTGCACGCTGCGACAAACCCGCAAGCTGGGTCCGGCCAGGATCGGCCCGATCCTGGGCCTGCCGGCCTCGACCGTCCATCGGGTCCTGACCCGCCGTGGCCTGCACCGGCTGGCCTGGCTCGACCGGCCGACCGGCGAGCCGATCCGCCGCTACGAACGAGCCCGGCCCGGCGAGATGATCCACGTCGACATCAAGAAACTCGGCAACATCCCCGACGGCGGCGGCTGGCGCACGGTCGGCAGGACCGCGGGCGCCCACAACAAGCAGGCCACCACCGACCAGCGCAAGGGCCGCAAGCCGGTGATCGGCTACAGCTACATCCACTCCGCCGTCGACGACCACTCCCGCCTGGCCTACAGCGAAGTCCTCGTCGACGAACGCAAGGAAACCGCGAGCGCCTTCTGGTGCCGGGCCCAAGCCTTCTTCGCCTCGCACGGGATAACCGTCGAGCGCGTCCTGACCGACAACGGCTCCTGCTACAAGTCCAAGCTGTTCACGCGGACCCTCACCGCGGTCGGCATCGCCCACAAACGCATCCGGCCCTACCGGCCACAGACCAACGGCAAAGTGGAACGCTTCAACCGCACCCTGCTCGACGAATGGGCCTACAGCCGCCCCTACACCAGCAACACCGAACGCACGGAAGCCCTCGCAGGCTTCCTCCACACCTACAACCACCACCGCAGCCACACCGCACTCGGCGGCAAGCCACCCATCAGCCGTGTGAACAACGCTCCAGGTCAATACACCTAG
- a CDS encoding pre-toxin TG domain-containing protein translates to MVQQIVSAALDLLPGVGDVKGIAEAITGTNSVTGEKMSGSERLIGSVILLRWMKAGKAAIKAEELTEAMKVEKATGKIDGWMSREAYRKVPDSLKGYETFNNKGVGYRWNDGKGNGVRIDKGETSNSQVYQQVDHVVINSGGKIIGRSGKPIAGSIKENAREAHIPVTEWIKWKEWNKP, encoded by the coding sequence GTGGTGCAGCAAATTGTGTCCGCTGCGCTCGACCTCCTACCCGGGGTCGGCGACGTCAAGGGCATAGCAGAGGCGATCACCGGCACGAATTCGGTGACCGGAGAAAAGATGTCCGGCTCCGAACGTCTTATTGGGTCGGTAATCCTCCTTCGCTGGATGAAAGCAGGAAAGGCAGCCATCAAGGCCGAAGAACTGACCGAGGCCATGAAGGTGGAAAAGGCCACCGGAAAGATCGACGGCTGGATGAGCCGCGAGGCTTACCGGAAGGTACCGGACTCACTGAAGGGGTACGAAACGTTCAACAACAAGGGGGTTGGGTACCGATGGAATGACGGTAAGGGTAACGGCGTCCGCATCGACAAGGGAGAAACCTCGAACTCGCAGGTGTATCAGCAGGTTGATCACGTGGTGATCAACTCTGGGGGTAAAATCATCGGCAGGAGCGGGAAGCCCATCGCGGGCTCCATCAAGGAGAACGCCCGCGAAGCTCACATCCCCGTGACCGAGTGGATCAAGTGGAAGGAATGGAACAAACCGTGA
- a CDS encoding AAA domain-containing protein yields the protein MDEHVGPVRRRAVEVCAQQWSDALIDFGPYNTLLHFKDTKRATLDVTDAAPQALTSLLNGRTTRLASLFPASADHKAAWARARGLRRKMVELAEEQGIEAGRLALGLVGVEPPTTRGSRPLAALRAPLLLQPLTIEPRTATENDFVLEAAGEAEINPVLLYALSRQYGLDGDLEALTDKITNAVDECADLDDRTRCAYEVLQTACTRSNLTVVLEERVVAGVFSFDRLPMVNDLAQSVDLLASHPVVAALANDKEAERALRVDAVPRGPSGADAITPRSEYLVRDADGSQHRAISAALAGAHLVIEGPPGTGKSQTIANLIAAFAALGKRTLFVAEKRAAIEAVTDNLAEVDLDGLVFDLHGNKLSRRQTAQQLYEALERAGQEPPPRPDDLHRSLEGHRQQALQHVQEFHQPLEPWEISPHQLLTHLMASPREQHTRLRLRDSDLHSLHGDQLIQTANDLRALVAKNGLLVRRGSSPWSHLPVRSDSELHSVVASLDQLTGRALTDARCTVEKLVDTAGLRRADDVQGWQSLLTLLHDVTTTLSRFEASVFDSDLNNMIAATADRAWRKEHALKVGWWQRRKLTGRARGLAKDGCRTRSLLHAALMDAADQKTQWQEQAAAGDSSPWAVPGLSSAVASFTEARNQLAAIALCVDWHGWENTSTGEVDRFIQSLDQDRETLLRMPELNQLTDRLESAGLGHLLDELAEMGTTPDSAVGTLNHLWWASVLDEARMQQPYLRSFTGTEHDHTIQQFQRLDRTHRDLNPARIRYQVATRLRKARDTHPDQNTLVRTQAHRKSRHLALRRLVEKAPDVLMAAKPCWAMSPLVVSRVLPATRLFDVVIFDEASQVLPHDAITSIMRARQVIVAGDPHQLPPTTFFQKLLSGAEENTDDEDSGGAAPDAFESLLDMLCSRLPVHTLKWHYRSRDERLIAFANHTIYNDRLVTFPGTTQASPLRLDIVDAQVRPGQSGSSDEEVQRVVDLALAHATHTPHQSLGVITMGQRHADRIDLALRQALQEHPDLQDYFSPEAGPRRRFFAKSLEQVQGDERDAIILSIGYGKAANGRLAMNFGPLNNDGGERRLNVAITRARQSMTVVTSFTHHDFDLSKLLATRHRGPEMLRAFLEYASHGGDLQRTGSARTDWNLNGFEQQILAALEAADVPVTPQWGVSGYRIDFALGHPERPGRMILAVETDGDRYHRAPSARDRDRLRQEHLQRLGWRFHRIWASSWFANPSAELERLLDAWRDATERADRTPASAPIHRVPASPPAVGRGARPAVPQGGRTGDYSDTDLLMLANWLLSDGNQLDRDTRVGQALAELGFKRRGRVITERLTRAFEQAQHSADKEQQ from the coding sequence GTGGACGAGCACGTGGGACCTGTACGCCGCCGGGCGGTGGAGGTCTGCGCGCAGCAGTGGTCCGATGCGCTGATCGACTTCGGTCCGTACAACACTCTGCTGCACTTCAAGGACACGAAGCGGGCGACGTTGGACGTCACCGATGCGGCGCCGCAGGCACTGACCTCGCTACTGAACGGCCGCACAACCCGTCTGGCCAGCCTTTTCCCGGCCTCTGCGGATCACAAAGCGGCGTGGGCGCGAGCGCGTGGTCTCCGCCGCAAGATGGTCGAGTTGGCGGAGGAACAAGGCATTGAGGCCGGTCGCCTGGCACTGGGCCTGGTGGGTGTCGAGCCCCCAACTACGCGTGGCAGCCGGCCGCTCGCAGCTCTGCGTGCTCCCCTTCTCCTTCAGCCGCTGACCATTGAACCACGCACCGCGACGGAGAACGACTTCGTTCTTGAAGCGGCGGGCGAAGCCGAGATCAACCCGGTTCTGCTCTACGCCCTGAGCCGCCAGTACGGCCTGGACGGTGACCTCGAGGCACTCACCGACAAGATCACGAACGCGGTCGACGAGTGCGCGGATCTCGATGACCGTACGCGTTGCGCCTATGAGGTGCTGCAGACGGCCTGCACGCGTAGCAATCTCACCGTCGTACTTGAAGAGCGCGTGGTAGCCGGCGTCTTCAGCTTCGACCGGCTTCCCATGGTCAATGACCTCGCCCAGTCGGTCGACCTATTGGCGAGCCACCCGGTGGTAGCGGCCCTTGCTAACGACAAGGAAGCCGAACGCGCCTTGCGTGTAGACGCAGTTCCCCGCGGTCCCTCCGGCGCGGACGCCATCACACCCCGGTCGGAGTACCTGGTCCGGGACGCTGATGGCTCTCAACACAGGGCCATCAGCGCCGCACTGGCCGGCGCCCACCTGGTCATCGAGGGGCCGCCAGGCACGGGCAAGAGCCAGACCATCGCCAACCTGATCGCCGCCTTCGCGGCACTGGGTAAACGCACGCTCTTCGTCGCCGAGAAGCGTGCCGCGATCGAAGCGGTGACCGACAACCTTGCCGAAGTTGACCTCGATGGGCTGGTCTTCGACCTGCACGGCAACAAACTCAGTCGCCGACAGACCGCCCAGCAGCTGTACGAGGCCCTGGAACGCGCCGGACAAGAACCCCCACCCCGCCCTGACGATCTCCACAGAAGTCTTGAAGGCCATCGACAGCAGGCACTGCAGCACGTCCAGGAGTTTCACCAGCCTCTGGAGCCCTGGGAGATCAGCCCGCACCAATTGCTCACGCATCTCATGGCCAGCCCCCGCGAGCAGCACACCCGACTGCGATTGCGCGACAGCGACCTGCACAGCCTCCACGGCGATCAGCTTATCCAGACCGCAAATGACCTCCGCGCGCTCGTGGCCAAGAACGGCCTCCTGGTGCGGCGTGGCTCATCCCCCTGGTCTCACCTGCCGGTTCGCTCCGACAGCGAACTGCATTCCGTCGTAGCCAGCCTCGACCAGCTCACCGGCCGTGCCCTGACAGACGCCCGATGCACCGTCGAGAAGCTGGTGGACACTGCGGGGCTGCGGCGGGCCGACGACGTCCAAGGATGGCAATCCCTTCTCACACTGCTGCACGACGTCACCACCACGCTCAGCCGCTTCGAGGCATCCGTCTTCGACTCTGACCTGAACAACATGATCGCCGCGACAGCCGACCGCGCCTGGCGCAAGGAGCACGCACTCAAAGTCGGTTGGTGGCAACGTCGAAAACTGACAGGAAGAGCACGGGGACTGGCCAAGGACGGCTGCCGTACCCGCTCCTTGCTGCACGCGGCACTCATGGACGCTGCCGATCAGAAGACCCAGTGGCAGGAACAGGCCGCTGCTGGCGACAGCAGTCCGTGGGCTGTTCCCGGCCTGTCCTCCGCCGTCGCCTCCTTCACAGAAGCACGCAATCAGCTTGCCGCGATAGCCCTGTGCGTGGACTGGCACGGATGGGAGAACACCTCCACCGGCGAAGTAGACCGGTTCATCCAGAGTCTTGACCAAGACCGAGAGACGCTGCTGCGGATGCCCGAGTTAAACCAGCTCACCGACCGCCTGGAGTCAGCCGGGCTCGGCCACCTGCTAGACGAGCTCGCCGAAATGGGCACCACGCCGGACAGCGCCGTAGGAACCCTGAACCACCTCTGGTGGGCCTCCGTCCTCGACGAGGCCCGCATGCAACAGCCCTACCTGCGCTCCTTCACCGGAACCGAGCACGACCACACGATCCAACAGTTCCAACGCCTCGACCGCACCCACCGCGACCTCAACCCTGCCCGCATCCGCTACCAAGTCGCCACCCGCCTGCGGAAAGCCCGCGACACCCACCCCGACCAGAACACCCTCGTCCGCACCCAGGCACACCGCAAATCCCGGCACCTGGCCCTGCGCAGACTCGTTGAGAAAGCGCCGGATGTCCTCATGGCCGCCAAACCGTGCTGGGCCATGTCCCCACTCGTCGTCAGCCGCGTCCTTCCCGCCACCCGGCTCTTCGACGTCGTCATCTTCGACGAAGCCAGCCAGGTCCTCCCGCACGACGCCATCACATCCATCATGCGCGCCCGCCAGGTCATCGTCGCCGGTGACCCGCACCAGCTCCCCCCGACGACCTTCTTCCAGAAACTTCTCAGCGGCGCAGAAGAAAACACCGATGACGAGGACTCCGGCGGCGCCGCACCCGATGCCTTTGAGTCCCTCCTCGACATGCTCTGTAGCCGGCTGCCCGTCCACACCCTCAAATGGCACTACCGCAGCCGCGATGAACGCCTCATCGCCTTCGCCAACCACACCATCTACAACGACAGACTCGTCACCTTCCCGGGCACCACCCAGGCCAGCCCGCTACGCCTGGACATCGTCGACGCCCAGGTACGCCCCGGCCAGTCCGGCTCGTCGGACGAAGAAGTACAGCGCGTCGTCGACCTCGCCCTGGCGCATGCCACCCACACACCGCACCAGAGCCTCGGCGTCATCACCATGGGCCAGCGCCACGCGGACCGGATCGACCTCGCTCTGAGGCAAGCCCTCCAGGAACATCCGGACCTGCAGGACTACTTCAGCCCCGAAGCAGGCCCACGCCGACGGTTCTTCGCCAAAAGCCTCGAACAAGTGCAAGGCGATGAACGTGACGCCATCATCCTCAGCATCGGCTACGGAAAGGCCGCCAATGGACGCCTGGCCATGAACTTCGGCCCGCTCAACAACGACGGGGGAGAACGGCGCCTTAACGTGGCCATCACCCGGGCCCGTCAGTCGATGACCGTCGTCACCTCCTTCACCCACCACGATTTCGACCTCTCCAAACTCCTGGCCACCCGGCACCGTGGCCCCGAAATGCTGCGTGCCTTTTTGGAGTACGCCTCCCACGGAGGGGACCTCCAGCGCACGGGAAGCGCACGCACCGACTGGAACCTGAATGGATTCGAACAGCAGATCCTCGCCGCTCTCGAAGCAGCTGACGTCCCGGTCACACCGCAATGGGGCGTTTCCGGTTACCGCATCGATTTCGCGCTCGGCCACCCCGAACGGCCTGGACGGATGATCCTCGCCGTCGAAACGGACGGCGACCGCTACCACCGAGCCCCCAGCGCCCGCGACCGCGACCGACTGCGCCAAGAGCACCTTCAACGACTGGGGTGGCGCTTCCACCGCATCTGGGCGTCCAGTTGGTTCGCCAACCCAAGCGCCGAACTCGAACGGCTCCTCGATGCCTGGAGAGACGCCACGGAGCGGGCCGACCGCACACCCGCCTCCGCCCCGATCCACCGCGTGCCAGCTTCGCCTCCGGCGGTCGGCCGTGGCGCTCGTCCCGCTGTGCCGCAAGGAGGACGCACCGGAGACTACAGCGACACCGACCTGCTCATGCTGGCCAACTGGCTTCTGAGCGACGGAAACCAGCTCGATCGTGACACCCGCGTAGGTCAGGCCCTCGCCGAGCTCGGCTTCAAACGCCGAGGTCGCGTGATCACTGAACGCCTCACCCGCGCCTTTGAACAGGCCCAGCACTCGGCAGACAAGGAACAGCAGTGA
- a CDS encoding IS701 family transposase, with product MGGDLADVRVWAGELDAVHERFVHRFSRTEPRESALAYMRGLIAPLERKNGWTLAEQAGHAAPDRIHRLLNRIEWEADEVLDDVRDYVVENLGDREAVLIVDDTGFLKKGTRSAGVQRQYSGTAGRTENCQVGVFLAYAAGGGRTLIDRRLYLPASWTDDRERCRRAGIDDEVGFETKVVMAKKMVRRAIADKIPFRWVTADAAYGFSKGWRSELEQADVFHVMATTRHDTVVTRWALDHPVQDLFTGLPRQKWKRRSCGRGAHGPRVFDWARVEVRPWHREGRRHWVLARRSVRRPEELSYYIAYCPSGATLDELIHIAGSRWAVEECFQTAKQECGLDDYQVRRYPGWHRHITLAIAAHACLTVLRARDLDAGKAETDPPSSSTSASPRSDA from the coding sequence ATGGGTGGGGACCTTGCTGATGTCAGGGTGTGGGCCGGTGAACTGGACGCTGTGCATGAGCGGTTTGTGCATCGGTTTTCCAGGACGGAGCCACGGGAGTCGGCGCTTGCCTATATGCGGGGGCTGATTGCTCCGCTGGAGCGGAAGAACGGCTGGACGCTGGCTGAACAGGCCGGTCATGCAGCTCCGGACCGTATCCATCGGCTGCTGAACCGGATCGAGTGGGAAGCCGATGAGGTCCTCGACGATGTCCGCGACTACGTCGTCGAGAACCTCGGCGACCGCGAAGCCGTGCTCATCGTGGACGACACCGGCTTCCTCAAGAAAGGGACCCGTTCGGCAGGTGTCCAGCGTCAGTACTCCGGGACTGCCGGACGCACAGAGAACTGCCAGGTCGGAGTGTTCCTCGCCTATGCAGCCGGCGGCGGCCGGACACTGATCGACCGCAGGCTGTATCTGCCCGCATCCTGGACAGACGACCGCGAGAGATGCCGCCGGGCCGGTATCGACGACGAGGTCGGCTTCGAGACCAAGGTCGTCATGGCCAAGAAGATGGTCCGCCGTGCGATCGCGGACAAGATCCCGTTCCGGTGGGTGACCGCCGATGCCGCCTACGGCTTCAGCAAGGGCTGGCGCTCCGAACTGGAGCAGGCCGATGTCTTCCACGTCATGGCCACCACCCGCCACGACACCGTGGTCACCCGCTGGGCCCTGGACCATCCGGTTCAGGACCTGTTCACCGGTCTGCCACGGCAGAAGTGGAAACGCCGCTCCTGCGGACGCGGCGCCCACGGACCGCGGGTGTTCGACTGGGCGCGTGTCGAGGTCCGTCCCTGGCACCGCGAGGGCCGCCGCCACTGGGTCCTCGCACGTCGCAGTGTCCGCCGGCCCGAAGAGCTCTCCTACTACATCGCCTACTGCCCCTCCGGTGCCACCTTGGACGAGTTGATCCATATCGCCGGCAGCCGGTGGGCCGTCGAAGAATGCTTCCAGACGGCGAAGCAGGAGTGCGGCCTGGACGACTACCAAGTCCGCCGCTACCCAGGCTGGCACCGCCACATCACCCTGGCCATCGCTGCCCACGCCTGCCTGACCGTCCTGCGAGCCCGGGACCTCGATGCCGGGAAAGCAGAAACGGATCCTCCCAGCTCATCCACCTCAGCCTCGCCGAGATCAGACGCCTGA
- a CDS encoding SCO4402 family protein, whose protein sequence is MSGDIVKFPEMRQEIISAVKALSDSDYQQRVWIDRIYPHADFFDDFTLNVNTLYDDTTVLDNPAAALGQTLADAAEVEVMQCLADRLDEILDAIGRDADDIAFLQSPLWSGVVTAAQEALRVLGH, encoded by the coding sequence GTGAGCGGCGACATCGTGAAATTTCCGGAGATGCGACAAGAGATCATCTCGGCAGTGAAAGCGCTATCGGATTCCGACTACCAGCAGCGAGTCTGGATCGATCGGATCTACCCGCACGCCGACTTCTTCGACGACTTCACGCTGAACGTCAACACTCTCTACGACGACACCACGGTCCTCGATAACCCCGCCGCCGCACTGGGGCAAACGCTGGCTGACGCTGCCGAGGTCGAAGTGATGCAGTGCCTCGCCGACCGGCTCGACGAAATCCTGGACGCCATCGGCCGAGACGCCGACGACATCGCGTTCCTGCAATCACCACTGTGGAGCGGTGTAGTGACCGCGGCGCAGGAAGCACTTCGCGTCCTGGGCCACTAG